In a single window of the Salmo trutta chromosome 23, fSalTru1.1, whole genome shotgun sequence genome:
- the LOC115159175 gene encoding nucleoredoxin-like protein 2 — translation MVDVFVGKTLLNKEGDLIDPEEALRNKVVGIYFSAGWCPPCRDFTPILCDFYTELVEESEPPAQLEIVFISSDKSSDDMVEYYHDMHGDWLALPWTDQYKHDLKKRFNITAVPKLVIVKENGDVITDKGRKQIRDQGLACFRSWLEVAEVFQNFKAL, via the exons ATGGTGGACGTATTTGTTGGGAAAACTCTCCTCAATAAAGAAGGGGATCTTATAGACCCAGAAGAAGCTCTCAGGAATAAAGTAGTGGGAATATATTTTTCTGCCGGCTGGTGCCCGCCTTGTCGAGATTTCACCCCTATTCTATGCGATTTCTACACGGAACTTGTCGAGGAGAGCGAACCACCTGCACAGTTAGAAATCGTTTTCATATCTTCTGACAAGTCGAGTGATGATATGGTGGAGTATTATCATGACATGCACGGAGATTGGCTAGCCCTGCCTTGGACGGATCAATACAAACA TGATTTAAAGAAGAGATTCAATATCACAGCGGTCCCTAAGCTGGTGATTGTGAAGGAGAATGGAGACGTGATCACAGACAAGGGAAGGAAACAGATCCGAGACCAGGGACTAGCCTGCTTCAGGAGCTGGTTGGAGGTGGCCGAAGTCTTCCAGAACTTTAAAGCTTTATAG
- the LOC115159176 gene encoding spindlin-W isoform X2, which yields MGPNKAVSSAPRRNIVGCRIQHIWKEGSATSQSQWKGTVLDQVPVNPSLYLIKYDGFDCVYGLELHKDERVQGLEVLPDRQSSTRISDVNLADTMIGKAVEHMFETEDGTKDEWRGMVLARAPIMNTWFFITYEKDPVLYMYQLLDDYKEGDLRIMPDSNDATPAEREPGEVVDSLVGKQVEYAKEDGSKRTGMVIHQVEAKPSVYFIKFDDDFHIYVYDLVKTS from the exons ATGGGCCCCAACAAGGCAGTGTCGTCGGCGCCGCGGCGGAACATCGTGGGCTGTCGTATCCAGCACATCTGGAAGGAGGGGAGCGCTACATCTCAGTCGCAGTGGAAAGGCACGGTGCTAGACCAGGTGCCTGTCAACCCCTCGCTCTACCTCATCAAGTACGACGGCTTCGACTGTGTCTACGGCCTGGAGCTGCATAAAGATGAGAGGGTACAGGGCCTCGAGGTGCTCCCTGACCGTCAAT CCTCTACGCGCATCAGCGACGTCAACCTGGCTGACACGATGATAGGGAAGGCAGTGGAGCACATGTTTGAGACGGAGGACGGAACTAAAGACGAGTGGAGGGGCATGGTTCTGGCCCGGGCACCCATCATGAATACCTGGTTCTTTATCACCTACGAGAAAGACCCCGTCCTGTACATGTACCAGCTCCTAGACGACTACAAGGAGGGAGACCTGAGGATCATGCCTGACTCAA ATGATGCTACGCCTGCGGAGCGGGAGCCGGGGGAGGTGGTGGACAGTCTGGTGGGGAAACAGGTTGAGTACGCTAAAGAGGACGGCTCCAAACGAACTGGCATGGTCATCCACCAGGTGGAGGCCAAACCCTCCGTCTACTTCATCAAGTTCGACGACGACTTCCACATCTACGTCTACGACCTGGTCAAGACCTCCTAA
- the LOC115159176 gene encoding spindlin-Z isoform X1 yields the protein MKTPFRKSAPGQRSRADAGHSGVSANMKKKNSHKKQKNSMGPNKAVSSAPRRNIVGCRIQHIWKEGSATSQSQWKGTVLDQVPVNPSLYLIKYDGFDCVYGLELHKDERVQGLEVLPDRQSSTRISDVNLADTMIGKAVEHMFETEDGTKDEWRGMVLARAPIMNTWFFITYEKDPVLYMYQLLDDYKEGDLRIMPDSNDATPAEREPGEVVDSLVGKQVEYAKEDGSKRTGMVIHQVEAKPSVYFIKFDDDFHIYVYDLVKTS from the exons GGCACTCAGGTGTTTCTGCAAATATGAAGAAAAAGAACTCCCACAA GAAACAAAAGAACAGCATGGGCCCCAACAAGGCAGTGTCGTCGGCGCCGCGGCGGAACATCGTGGGCTGTCGTATCCAGCACATCTGGAAGGAGGGGAGCGCTACATCTCAGTCGCAGTGGAAAGGCACGGTGCTAGACCAGGTGCCTGTCAACCCCTCGCTCTACCTCATCAAGTACGACGGCTTCGACTGTGTCTACGGCCTGGAGCTGCATAAAGATGAGAGGGTACAGGGCCTCGAGGTGCTCCCTGACCGTCAAT CCTCTACGCGCATCAGCGACGTCAACCTGGCTGACACGATGATAGGGAAGGCAGTGGAGCACATGTTTGAGACGGAGGACGGAACTAAAGACGAGTGGAGGGGCATGGTTCTGGCCCGGGCACCCATCATGAATACCTGGTTCTTTATCACCTACGAGAAAGACCCCGTCCTGTACATGTACCAGCTCCTAGACGACTACAAGGAGGGAGACCTGAGGATCATGCCTGACTCAA ATGATGCTACGCCTGCGGAGCGGGAGCCGGGGGAGGTGGTGGACAGTCTGGTGGGGAAACAGGTTGAGTACGCTAAAGAGGACGGCTCCAAACGAACTGGCATGGTCATCCACCAGGTGGAGGCCAAACCCTCCGTCTACTTCATCAAGTTCGACGACGACTTCCACATCTACGTCTACGACCTGGTCAAGACCTCCTAA